The following coding sequences are from one Abditibacteriaceae bacterium window:
- a CDS encoding HU family DNA-binding protein, which translates to MADSSNAPLSRADVVNEVSAQVNLPASQVETVIRAFEASLIRNVASGTEIRMLGLGTFKQSQRAARAGRNPATGESIKIKASKGVSFKAGKAFKDAINSGGKKAKAAPAKAAAKAAPAKAAPAKAAPAAKAAPAKAAPAKAAPAAKAAPAKAAPAKAAAPSKAAASKGGKKK; encoded by the coding sequence ATGGCAGACAGCAGCAATGCGCCGCTGAGCCGCGCCGATGTTGTTAATGAAGTTTCGGCGCAGGTGAACTTACCGGCGTCACAAGTCGAAACCGTGATTCGTGCATTTGAGGCGTCGCTTATTCGCAACGTCGCATCGGGCACCGAAATCCGTATGCTCGGCTTGGGCACCTTTAAACAAAGCCAGCGTGCCGCGCGCGCGGGCCGGAACCCGGCAACGGGCGAGTCCATCAAAATCAAGGCGAGCAAAGGCGTTTCGTTCAAAGCGGGCAAGGCCTTCAAAGACGCCATTAACAGTGGCGGCAAGAAAGCCAAAGCCGCACCAGCCAAGGCCGCTGCGAAAGCAGCGCCGGCGAAGGCCGCTCCGGCCAAGGCAGCACCGGCTGCGAAAGCGGCTCCTGCGAAAGCAGCACCCGCCAAAGCGGCTCCTGCAGCGAAAGCTGCACCCGCCAAGGCAGCGCCTGCGAAAGCAGCTGCGCCTAGCAAAGCCGCTGCAAGCAAGGGCGGCAAAAAGAAGTAA
- a CDS encoding ZIP family metal transporter produces the protein MTPVFSSTLLALLAASSLVFGSFLTTWADARARWLRGHLSQLIGFSAGLMLATALHELIPAAVASNHDHGMWGAGAGFLTLYIAERLTHFHACRHRDCDLGEPETAPAVAAHAAAHTHDDCSHSHHHHAHEESHGHSHGHQHGHAHAPVTTSGHADLTALAGMSIHNFADGLTTAAAFAVSQTVGVVAVIAIVLHQLAAGASLGAIMLRARRAPRRVWISTALSASFIVWGALFYNFAVPVGSGITGIILGIAGGSFLYVAACDLLPEAHDGDEGWNIMATTLAGYIFALVIITSFGHAH, from the coding sequence ATGACACCGGTTTTTTCTTCAACCCTTCTCGCCCTTCTCGCCGCGTCGAGTCTTGTCTTCGGCTCGTTCCTTACGACGTGGGCCGACGCCCGCGCGCGCTGGCTCCGCGGCCATCTGTCGCAACTCATCGGCTTTAGCGCGGGCCTTATGCTGGCAACCGCCTTACACGAGCTTATACCTGCCGCCGTTGCAAGCAATCACGACCACGGGATGTGGGGTGCGGGCGCGGGTTTTCTCACGCTTTACATCGCGGAACGACTGACGCACTTCCATGCTTGCCGCCACCGCGACTGCGATTTGGGCGAACCGGAAACTGCGCCCGCTGTCGCTGCACACGCAGCGGCGCACACTCACGACGATTGCAGCCACTCGCATCATCACCATGCGCACGAGGAAAGTCACGGACATTCGCATGGACATCAGCACGGCCACGCACACGCGCCGGTGACTACTTCTGGCCACGCTGATTTAACCGCGCTTGCGGGGATGTCGATTCACAATTTCGCCGATGGCTTAACCACAGCGGCGGCATTTGCGGTGTCGCAAACAGTGGGCGTCGTCGCGGTGATTGCAATTGTGCTTCACCAACTGGCAGCAGGCGCAAGTCTGGGCGCGATTATGCTGCGCGCCCGCCGCGCGCCGCGTCGCGTCTGGATTTCGACGGCGCTTTCGGCTTCGTTCATTGTGTGGGGCGCGTTGTTTTACAACTTTGCGGTGCCTGTTGGTAGCGGCATTACAGGTATTATCCTCGGCATCGCGGGCGGAAGTTTTCTGTATGTCGCCGCGTGCGACCTGCTCCCCGAAGCTCACGACGGCGATGAAGGCTGGAACATTATGGCCACAACGCTCGCCGGTTACATTTTTGCGCTCGTCATCATCACATCATTTGGACACGCGCATTAA
- a CDS encoding NAD(P)H-dependent glycerol-3-phosphate dehydrogenase, with protein sequence MGGGSWGQALAALLSNKGVETRLWARGGKRRLTSSKENADKLRDNHDTIALFDNLEQALTGVQWVVAAVPCSAVPQTASAARDFLGEAVLISGTKGLHPENGLRTSQMWNTFGGMPASHFVALSGPNLAKEIAAGIPTSTVVASTDASTARRAQELFTTPAFRVYANDDLVGVELGGALKNVVAIAAGIGDGLGFGDNSKAALMTRAWHEMTRLAVACGARESTLFGLSGMGDLVATCVSPHSRNRTLGEMLGRGESLGDAQRDLAHVAEGVPTAMAALKLAREKGIELPVTEQICAVLLQGKSPREAVAQLMNRQGCSE encoded by the coding sequence TTGGGTGGCGGAAGTTGGGGGCAGGCACTGGCAGCGTTGCTGTCGAATAAGGGCGTCGAAACACGCCTGTGGGCGCGTGGAGGCAAGCGGCGCTTGACTTCTTCCAAAGAAAATGCTGACAAGCTGCGCGATAACCATGATACAATTGCGTTGTTCGACAACTTGGAGCAAGCACTGACGGGCGTTCAATGGGTTGTTGCGGCTGTTCCCTGTTCGGCTGTTCCGCAAACGGCGAGTGCCGCGCGCGATTTTCTGGGCGAAGCGGTTCTCATCAGCGGCACCAAAGGTTTGCATCCCGAAAACGGCTTGCGAACGTCGCAGATGTGGAACACATTTGGTGGTATGCCTGCGTCGCACTTTGTGGCTCTGAGCGGCCCTAATCTTGCCAAAGAAATTGCAGCTGGTATTCCCACCTCGACTGTTGTCGCATCAACCGATGCGTCCACAGCGCGTAGGGCGCAAGAGCTTTTCACGACGCCGGCGTTTCGTGTTTATGCCAACGATGACCTCGTTGGCGTTGAACTGGGCGGCGCGCTGAAAAACGTGGTGGCAATTGCGGCGGGAATCGGTGATGGTCTGGGTTTTGGCGATAACTCCAAAGCCGCACTGATGACGCGGGCGTGGCACGAAATGACACGCCTCGCTGTTGCGTGTGGCGCGCGCGAAAGCACGCTGTTCGGTCTTTCAGGCATGGGCGATTTAGTTGCGACATGTGTTTCGCCTCATTCGCGCAACCGGACGCTCGGTGAAATGCTCGGACGAGGCGAAAGCCTCGGTGATGCACAGCGCGACCTGGCACACGTTGCGGAAGGTGTCCCGACTGCGATGGCCGCGTTAAAGCTGGCCCGCGAAAAGGGCATCGAGTTGCCTGTGACGGAACAAATTTGTGCGGTTTTGCTGCAAGGCAAATCGCCGCGCGAAGCTGTTGCGCAGTTGATGAATCGTCAGGGTTGTAGCGAGTAG
- a CDS encoding nucleotidyltransferase domain-containing protein, protein MLERIKHTLADIEAEFDVRILFACESGSRAWGFASPDSDFDVRFVYIHRSEWYLSIDVENARDVIEKPIIDDLDINGWDARKALRLLYKSNPPLLEWLGSPIQYQEYAGSLALLQEAAARCYSPVACAYHYRQMAKTNYVANLRGDEVKLKKYLYVLRPLLAVRWIEAGRGAVPTPFGELLAAEALPAPVQQDIDTLLIQKSSSGESARGPRLPSLHAWIEEELARVGEKQFDLPVGEKTDLDTTFRELLHRAWR, encoded by the coding sequence ATGCTCGAACGAATTAAGCACACGCTCGCGGACATCGAAGCAGAATTCGATGTGCGTATTCTTTTTGCGTGCGAAAGTGGTTCGCGAGCGTGGGGCTTCGCATCGCCCGATTCCGACTTCGATGTGCGATTTGTTTATATCCATCGGTCCGAATGGTATCTGTCGATTGATGTCGAAAATGCGCGTGACGTCATTGAAAAGCCGATCATCGACGACCTTGACATCAATGGTTGGGATGCGCGCAAGGCGCTGCGACTGTTGTACAAAAGTAACCCGCCACTTTTAGAATGGCTCGGTTCGCCGATTCAGTACCAAGAATACGCGGGTTCTCTGGCTCTTTTGCAAGAGGCTGCCGCGCGCTGCTACTCGCCGGTTGCGTGCGCGTATCATTATCGGCAGATGGCGAAAACGAATTACGTAGCGAACTTGCGCGGCGACGAAGTCAAGCTGAAGAAATATCTTTACGTTTTGCGGCCTTTGCTCGCGGTGCGCTGGATTGAAGCCGGACGCGGTGCCGTTCCGACGCCCTTTGGAGAATTGCTCGCGGCGGAAGCGTTGCCCGCGCCGGTTCAACAAGACATCGATACCTTGCTGATTCAAAAATCGAGCAGTGGCGAAAGCGCACGCGGCCCGCGTCTGCCTTCGTTGCACGCTTGGATTGAAGAAGAACTGGCGCGCGTTGGTGAAAAGCAGTTCGATTTGCCGGTTGGCGAGAAAACCGATTTGGACACAACTTTCCGAGAACTTCTGCACCGCGCGTGGCGATAG
- a CDS encoding rhodanese-like domain-containing protein, which yields MPKLFWCAPLVVTALILTSQLRLESTVDFDRTAPQPIGITAALLHEARFVEARPASTDNLPLPHDGKGPLVAVGNARDAERIGARWFVPTHTMARTTPLSFRASHREISPRTVWHRRSEFQIIDVREAEEFTSSHVPNSSRQSMFAEFARDKKIAIFCLTGHRSAAIVAQLQKRGYKNLYSVRGGWLDWQHQKLPMETR from the coding sequence ATGCCGAAACTTTTCTGGTGCGCGCCTCTGGTCGTTACCGCTCTAATCCTCACGTCCCAACTGCGCCTGGAAAGTACGGTCGATTTCGACCGTACTGCGCCGCAACCTATAGGCATTACGGCGGCACTGTTGCACGAAGCGCGCTTTGTTGAAGCGCGCCCTGCAAGCACCGATAACCTACCGTTACCGCACGATGGCAAAGGGCCGCTGGTCGCTGTTGGAAATGCGCGTGACGCCGAACGAATCGGCGCACGTTGGTTTGTGCCAACGCATACAATGGCACGTACGACACCACTCAGCTTTAGAGCCTCGCATCGTGAAATCTCGCCGCGTACCGTTTGGCATCGCCGGAGTGAGTTTCAAATTATCGACGTGCGCGAAGCTGAAGAATTCACGAGTTCGCACGTTCCCAACAGTTCGCGCCAGTCGATGTTTGCGGAATTCGCGCGCGACAAGAAAATCGCCATTTTCTGCCTGACCGGGCATCGAAGCGCAGCCATTGTCGCGCAGTTGCAAAAGCGCGGTTACAAAAACCTCTACAGCGTGCGCGGCGGCTGGCTCGATTGGCAGCATCAGAAGCTGCCGATGGAGACACGATGA
- the der gene encoding ribosome biogenesis GTPase Der, whose protein sequence is MPKPLIAIVGRPNVGKSTLFNRLARKRIAVVENFAGTTRDRLYADCDIWGRTCTLIDTGGFDPYDTEGYAPSIVAQAQIAIDEADIIVFVTDGREEPTTLDFDVAEILRRTRKPVILVANKIDNPNREPSNIYALRLGSPVVVSAVAGHGVAELTEQIEELLPPLTEEEPEDDSIKVALIGRPNVGKSALTNKLLGFERSMVSPVAGTTRDAIDTKFEWKGQKVTLIDTAGMRRKARVRAETTAVEYHMVLRSLRAVDRSDVVILVCQSDGIADQDAKIAGYAHEAGKAVLIAINKWDIIENGQTAEFDRTSNKLSLAQKDFADMVERYLPFISYAPQHFTSAISGYNVEKMFDDALEISKNLKMRVGTGQLNDTIRRAIAEHAIPSAKGRAMKIRYATQAETAPPHIIIFCNHPEQLHFSYVRYLENTIRKRFDFRGVPLRIELRKGSGMQTVEERLEAKRAVALIEDRMKFGGEIEPEWEELAKRAREIEDLEKSDFDFTDDFDESDDEVLDDEAIEFVIGDEDEASTVESEPTPPKAKGKAVKADAPKGGEATAKKAKVNPTRKAHERAKKTGPDMARSGGKNQASADAREEQRLRRTRATGGKSSKPSGTSSSKRKGGGR, encoded by the coding sequence ATGCCCAAGCCGCTCATCGCCATCGTTGGCCGTCCGAACGTTGGAAAAAGTACTCTTTTTAATCGCCTCGCGCGTAAGCGCATTGCCGTCGTCGAAAACTTCGCCGGAACCACACGTGATCGTCTTTATGCCGATTGCGACATCTGGGGCCGCACCTGCACGCTCATTGATACCGGCGGTTTCGACCCTTACGACACCGAAGGCTACGCGCCGTCGATTGTGGCGCAGGCTCAAATCGCTATCGACGAAGCCGATATCATTGTTTTCGTCACCGACGGACGCGAAGAACCGACAACGCTCGACTTCGATGTCGCCGAAATTTTGCGCCGCACGCGCAAACCGGTGATTCTGGTCGCCAACAAAATCGACAACCCGAACCGCGAGCCAAGCAACATCTACGCGTTGCGTCTGGGTTCGCCGGTTGTGGTTTCGGCTGTTGCCGGACATGGCGTTGCCGAACTGACCGAGCAAATCGAAGAACTGTTGCCACCGCTGACCGAAGAAGAACCCGAAGACGACAGCATCAAAGTCGCGCTCATTGGCCGCCCGAACGTCGGCAAGAGCGCACTGACCAACAAGCTCTTAGGTTTCGAGCGCAGCATGGTTTCCCCGGTTGCGGGAACGACGCGCGATGCTATCGACACCAAGTTCGAGTGGAAAGGCCAGAAAGTCACGCTCATTGACACAGCGGGTATGCGTCGTAAAGCTCGCGTGCGCGCCGAAACGACCGCTGTCGAATATCACATGGTTCTGCGTAGTTTGCGCGCTGTGGACCGCTCTGACGTGGTTATTCTGGTGTGTCAGTCGGACGGCATTGCCGACCAGGACGCCAAAATCGCGGGATACGCGCACGAAGCTGGAAAAGCGGTTCTGATTGCGATTAATAAATGGGACATCATCGAAAACGGCCAGACCGCCGAATTCGACCGTACTTCCAACAAATTAAGCCTCGCGCAAAAAGATTTCGCCGACATGGTCGAGCGTTATCTGCCGTTTATTTCCTACGCGCCGCAGCATTTCACGTCGGCGATTTCGGGCTACAACGTCGAGAAGATGTTCGACGATGCGCTTGAAATTTCAAAAAACCTGAAAATGCGAGTCGGCACCGGCCAGCTCAACGACACGATTCGCCGCGCGATTGCCGAGCACGCGATTCCTTCGGCCAAAGGCCGCGCGATGAAAATTCGCTACGCCACGCAGGCCGAAACCGCGCCGCCGCACATCATCATTTTTTGCAATCATCCGGAACAGTTGCACTTTTCGTATGTGCGCTATCTGGAAAACACAATTCGCAAGCGCTTCGATTTTCGCGGTGTGCCACTTCGCATCGAGCTTCGCAAAGGCTCGGGAATGCAAACCGTCGAAGAACGATTGGAAGCCAAGCGCGCGGTTGCTCTCATTGAAGACCGCATGAAGTTTGGCGGCGAAATCGAACCGGAATGGGAAGAACTCGCCAAGCGCGCGAGAGAAATCGAAGACCTGGAAAAAAGCGACTTTGATTTCACGGACGACTTCGATGAATCGGACGACGAAGTTCTCGATGACGAAGCGATCGAATTTGTGATTGGCGACGAAGACGAAGCAAGTACGGTCGAATCCGAGCCTACTCCTCCAAAGGCAAAAGGCAAAGCCGTTAAAGCCGACGCGCCCAAAGGCGGCGAGGCGACCGCGAAAAAAGCGAAAGTCAATCCGACACGCAAGGCTCACGAACGCGCCAAGAAGACCGGCCCCGACATGGCACGCTCGGGTGGTAAGAATCAAGCGTCGGCGGATGCGCGCGAAGAACAGCGTTTGCGCCGCACGCGGGCAACCGGCGGAAAATCATCGAAGCCGAGTGGCACCAGTAGTTCCAAGCGTAAAGGCGGCGGGCGATGA
- a CDS encoding aldo/keto reductase: MQSNFYGRVPYLDKDVSRLVMGNDNQATIESARIVWDDYFERGGNCFDNSVIYGGGRQDTLLGQWLQERGVRDECAIIVKGAHTPDCYPEKLSEQLDISLDRMGIEGADLYMLHRDNLEVPVGEFVDVLNRHVGEGKMKAFGGSNWSLARVKEANEYAAKNGLQPMSIVSNNLSLARMVDPVWSGCVTVHNKADRDWLAENGMALFSWSSQARGFFIRADREFTEDGELVRCWYSDDNFARLERVQQMSAERGIAPINIALAWLLHQPFPTFPLIGPRTTDETQSSWKGLDVELSPEDVAWLVGD; encoded by the coding sequence ATGCAATCTAACTTTTACGGGCGTGTCCCGTATCTCGACAAAGACGTATCGCGTTTGGTGATGGGTAACGACAATCAGGCGACCATCGAATCGGCGCGCATCGTGTGGGACGATTACTTTGAACGCGGCGGAAATTGCTTCGATAACTCTGTAATTTATGGCGGTGGCAGGCAAGACACGCTGCTGGGCCAATGGCTTCAGGAACGCGGCGTGCGCGACGAGTGCGCGATTATCGTCAAGGGCGCACACACGCCCGACTGCTATCCGGAAAAATTGTCGGAACAACTCGACATCAGCCTCGATCGCATGGGAATCGAAGGCGCCGACCTTTACATGCTGCACCGCGACAACCTTGAAGTGCCGGTCGGCGAATTTGTGGATGTTCTCAACCGTCACGTCGGCGAAGGCAAAATGAAAGCCTTTGGCGGCTCGAACTGGAGCCTTGCGCGCGTGAAAGAAGCTAACGAATACGCGGCGAAAAACGGCTTGCAGCCGATGTCGATTGTCAGCAACAACTTGTCGCTGGCGCGCATGGTCGATCCGGTCTGGTCGGGCTGCGTTACGGTTCACAACAAGGCCGACCGCGACTGGCTCGCCGAAAACGGCATGGCTCTTTTCTCGTGGAGCAGTCAGGCGCGCGGCTTCTTTATTCGCGCTGACCGCGAATTCACCGAAGACGGCGAATTGGTGCGCTGCTGGTATTCGGACGATAACTTTGCTCGTCTGGAACGTGTTCAGCAAATGAGCGCCGAACGCGGCATCGCCCCAATCAATATCGCGCTTGCGTGGCTGTTGCATCAGCCGTTTCCAACGTTCCCGCTCATCGGGCCGCGCACAACGGATGAAACCCAATCGTCGTGGAAAGGCTTGGACGTCGAGCTTTCGCCCGAAGATGTCGCCTGGCTTGTCGGCGATTGA
- the plsY gene encoding glycerol-3-phosphate 1-O-acyltransferase PlsY produces the protein MTGVSGAAVFALALSYFLGAIPFGLIVGKARGVDIRNSGSGNIGATNVWRTLGPKAGALVFALDVAKGLAAPLLARALVGDTHAVVATCAAFAILGHTFSFWLRFRGGKGIATGFGAMLGLVPWVALGCLAAWGLALAASRMISVASIVACIVAPIGAYLSGAPVSYQIVIGALALVALIKHIPNMKRIAQKTEPKIGQKSTVDFDRPSAPTSNEAVSR, from the coding sequence ATGACCGGCGTCTCCGGCGCGGCAGTTTTCGCTTTGGCGTTGTCGTATTTTTTAGGCGCCATTCCGTTTGGCCTCATCGTCGGTAAAGCGCGCGGCGTTGATATTCGTAACAGTGGTTCCGGCAACATCGGCGCGACCAATGTGTGGCGCACGCTGGGGCCAAAAGCCGGCGCGCTGGTTTTCGCGCTTGATGTGGCAAAAGGCTTAGCAGCGCCCTTGCTCGCGCGGGCGCTTGTGGGCGACACACACGCTGTTGTCGCGACATGTGCAGCCTTTGCGATTCTGGGGCACACCTTTTCCTTCTGGCTGCGCTTTCGCGGCGGCAAAGGCATTGCGACCGGATTTGGCGCCATGCTGGGCTTGGTTCCGTGGGTAGCTTTAGGCTGTCTCGCCGCCTGGGGCTTGGCGTTGGCGGCCTCGCGTATGATTTCTGTTGCGTCCATTGTCGCGTGCATTGTGGCACCGATTGGCGCTTATCTTTCGGGTGCGCCGGTTTCGTATCAAATCGTTATCGGTGCGCTGGCTCTCGTTGCTTTGATTAAGCACATCCCAAATATGAAGCGCATCGCGCAAAAAACCGAACCGAAGATTGGCCAGAAAAGTACGGTCGATTTCGACCGTCCTTCAGCCCCTACATCGAACGAGGCGGTGTCGCGATAA